The Rhizobium rhododendri nucleotide sequence AGACAAAATACGGTGTTCAAGGAAGCGTTCAATCGCTATGCGGCGACGCTTGTCCCGCATGCCGCGTTGCCGTCCGAGCCTGATATCGCGGCCCAGCTCGGCATCAGTCGCAGCACTGCGCGCGCAATTCTCCTGCGGCTGAGCGAGGTCGGTATCATCCAGTGGAACAAACGCGAGAAGACGGTTCTCCGGCCGCCTGTGGCAGCCGATCTGTTTCCCGAGCAGGAAACAAACTCGCTGCACGACATCATCGAGCGCAGCTTCATGCTGCGCATATTATCGGACGAAGCCCAGCCGGGCATGCAGATCAACGAGCTGGAACTCGCCCGCGAAATCGGCACAGGCACGACCAGCGTGCGCGAGTTCCTCATTCGCTTCTCGCGATTCGGCTTGATAGAGAAACGCCCCAACAGCCATTGGACGCTGAAGGGTTTTACGCGCGAGTTCGCGCTGGAACTGGCTGACGTCCGCGAAATGTTCGAGCTGCACTCGGCAGCGGAATTCGGGCGGCTGCCGGCCGATCATCCGGCCTGGGCAAGCCTTGCCGCCATCCGCAAGGAGCACGACGAGTTGCTTGCCGACTTTGACGAACGATATCGTGACTTTTCACAACTCGACGAGAAATTTCACCTGCTGATCCAGCGCGCCTCGAACAACCGTTTCATCGCCGATTTCTACGACGTCATCGCCATCGTCTTTCACTACCACTACCAGTGGAACAAGGCACAGGCCCGGGAACGGAATGCCAGGGCGATCGCCGAGCATCTGGCCTATATCGACGCCCTGCAATCGCGCGACATCGGTCGTATCGATGAGGCTTGCCGTCATCACCTGAGGTCTGCCCGGCAGACATTGCTGCAATCGATACCGCAGGCCCCGAGCGAGGAAGGAAACCCAAAGTGAAGACCCCCATAATGCAGTTCGGCACCAGCCGCTTTCTCCAGGCCCATGCAGATCTCTTCGTCAGCGAGGCGATGGAGAAAGGCGAAGCCCTCGGGCCCATTACCGTCGTGCAGACGACAGGTGCAAGCGAGCGCGCCGAGCGCCTCAAGGGGCTCGCCGTCGAAAGCGGCTTTCCTGTCCATATCCGTGGCATTGAAGAGGGCCGCCCGGTGGACCGCTTACAGCAGGTGACTAGCGTCAGGCGGGCACTCTCCGCATCTGCAGACTGGGCAGAGGTCGAGCGCGTGTTTGTCGAGGAAGT carries:
- a CDS encoding GntR family transcriptional regulator → MARQNTVFKEAFNRYAATLVPHAALPSEPDIAAQLGISRSTARAILLRLSEVGIIQWNKREKTVLRPPVAADLFPEQETNSLHDIIERSFMLRILSDEAQPGMQINELELAREIGTGTTSVREFLIRFSRFGLIEKRPNSHWTLKGFTREFALELADVREMFELHSAAEFGRLPADHPAWASLAAIRKEHDELLADFDERYRDFSQLDEKFHLLIQRASNNRFIADFYDVIAIVFHYHYQWNKAQARERNARAIAEHLAYIDALQSRDIGRIDEACRHHLRSARQTLLQSIPQAPSEEGNPK